A stretch of the Pseudalkalibacillus hwajinpoensis genome encodes the following:
- a CDS encoding cytochrome C oxidase subunit IV family protein, whose protein sequence is MAHHEGHDTLSEHDQSHLDIHHEIAHEKEFKQQLVSFAMMIFLTMIAFVAVASDAISDAFTVVFIMILAGIQLVFQLYMFMHLSHKGHQYPAWGIFFGVFVAGTCVVALMGMIW, encoded by the coding sequence ATGGCACATCATGAAGGTCACGATACTCTGTCAGAGCACGATCAAAGTCATCTCGACATTCATCACGAGATTGCTCATGAGAAGGAATTTAAGCAACAACTTGTTTCCTTTGCCATGATGATCTTCCTGACGATGATTGCGTTCGTAGCAGTAGCTAGCGATGCGATATCTGATGCTTTTACAGTTGTTTTTATCATGATCCTAGCTGGTATCCAACTCGTATTTCAGCTATACATGTTCATGCATTTAAGCCACAAAGGGCATCAGTATCCTGCATGGGGAATATTCTTTGGAGTATTCGTAGCTGGCACGTGTGTTGTCGCCCTAATGGGTATGATTTGGTAA
- a CDS encoding YugN family protein, which translates to MKFDKTGLESTIVQFSILDHIMHENGLVLAGQWDYERVTYDYKFEDMTNGDVYYLRVPGVAIEGMVESSYAVIKLGKPYLGKHYYPHGVEYDEEFPDTIINTCNKKLETLRDQLGSALQRSMVSVGDIAKYVTPSKPSDSVAEAAATMKNENVTIVPVCDGENLVGIVTDRAIAVGGFADNQAGMTKVEELLEKPSMTLAPDMKPEQAAELMNESRLTEVIVVDGDRFVGIVSYFHLKEKINA; encoded by the coding sequence ATGAAATTTGACAAGACTGGTCTGGAATCTACGATCGTTCAATTTTCCATTCTAGATCATATTATGCATGAAAACGGTTTAGTTCTTGCTGGTCAATGGGATTATGAACGAGTTACATACGATTATAAATTTGAGGATATGACAAATGGTGACGTTTACTATCTTCGAGTTCCTGGTGTAGCTATCGAGGGAATGGTTGAATCTTCTTATGCAGTGATCAAGCTTGGTAAGCCATACTTAGGAAAACACTATTATCCTCACGGTGTGGAGTATGACGAAGAATTTCCTGATACGATCATTAACACATGTAACAAAAAGCTTGAAACCCTTCGTGATCAGCTGGGATCGGCACTTCAACGAAGCATGGTATCTGTTGGAGACATTGCTAAATATGTTACTCCGAGTAAGCCTTCTGATAGCGTTGCCGAAGCGGCTGCAACTATGAAGAATGAAAATGTCACGATTGTTCCCGTTTGTGATGGTGAAAATTTGGTTGGAATTGTGACAGATCGAGCAATTGCGGTTGGTGGTTTTGCTGATAATCAAGCTGGCATGACTAAAGTTGAGGAACTCCTCGAAAAGCCATCTATGACTTTGGCACCAGATATGAAGCCTGAGCAGGCTGCAGAGTTAATGAATGAATCCCGCCTAACAGAGGTTATTGTAGTAGACGGTGATCGTTTTGTTGGAATCGTATCTTACTTCCATCTAAAAGAAAAAATAAACGCTTAA
- the ytvI gene encoding sporulation integral membrane protein YtvI — translation MPKFLTKRFILILLVIAILAVLAFWILPVSIPLILAFFSALVLDPAVKLIQKNTKLKRYFPVIIVFTLFVIFISLLGYFLITKVITEGIALVENSPLYIQNITQMWDSMESNMEAVSKSFPPEFVQEFTNQVDRFLENTKDTISSIDYLKIITIIVTGIPNYLVSIVVYLIALFLFLMDLPRLKKQSYSYLSQQTAEKVQFMTGRLSYVIFGFFKAQFLVSIIIFFVSLIGLLFITPKVALLMAFIIWVIDFIPIIGSIVILGPWAIYYLITGDIATGSQMAILAVVLLVIRRTVEPKVMGRHIGLSPLSTLISMYIGLKLLGIMGFIIGPILLIAFNSAREAGLIKINFKV, via the coding sequence TTGCCAAAGTTCCTCACAAAGCGATTTATATTAATTTTACTTGTCATTGCGATTTTAGCAGTGCTTGCTTTCTGGATCTTACCGGTCTCCATTCCTCTTATTCTCGCGTTTTTCAGTGCTCTAGTACTTGATCCAGCTGTTAAACTGATTCAGAAGAATACGAAACTTAAGCGGTACTTTCCAGTGATTATTGTCTTTACGCTATTTGTTATTTTCATTTCGTTACTAGGCTACTTCCTTATTACAAAAGTGATTACTGAAGGAATAGCGCTAGTCGAGAACTCCCCTCTGTACATACAAAACATCACCCAGATGTGGGATAGTATGGAATCCAACATGGAGGCCGTATCAAAAAGTTTTCCTCCTGAGTTTGTTCAAGAATTCACCAATCAGGTTGATCGATTTCTTGAAAATACAAAGGATACCATCAGTAGCATTGATTACTTAAAAATCATTACCATCATTGTCACAGGAATTCCAAATTATTTAGTTAGCATTGTTGTATACTTAATTGCCCTCTTCTTATTCTTGATGGATCTTCCAAGACTGAAGAAGCAATCTTATTCTTACTTATCACAACAAACGGCAGAAAAAGTGCAATTCATGACCGGGCGCCTTTCCTACGTCATTTTTGGTTTTTTTAAAGCTCAGTTTCTTGTCAGCATCATCATTTTCTTTGTTAGTTTAATTGGACTGTTATTCATTACGCCGAAGGTTGCCCTTTTAATGGCATTTATCATTTGGGTCATTGATTTTATACCGATTATTGGTTCTATCGTTATACTCGGACCCTGGGCGATTTATTATTTAATAACTGGCGATATCGCCACTGGAAGTCAAATGGCGATTCTAGCGGTTGTGCTTCTAGTCATTCGTCGAACAGTAGAACCAAAAGTAATGGGACGACATATCGGACTATCTCCGTTGTCTACGTTAATATCCATGTACATTGGTTTGAAACTCCTCGGTATTATGGGCTTCATCATCGGGCCAATCCTTCTCATTGCCTTTAACTCTGCAAGAGAAGCCGGGCTAATTAAAATTAATTTCAAAGTTTAA
- a CDS encoding PaaI family thioesterase — protein MENESIHTLISQILDEANEQEKHSLRFLLEGVLKKQQDYYKTYLAGFMGIRSKKLDEDTYESIIPNQELVHNPLHIVHGGITASLIDIAMGSLVHQSLPSDKAAVTSEMNIHFLAKGDGHELRCQSHVVFKGDERWVVKANVYRDDLKLIATATGNFMVIPRKV, from the coding sequence ATGGAGAACGAATCAATACATACGTTAATTTCACAAATTTTAGATGAAGCAAATGAGCAAGAAAAACACTCCCTACGCTTCCTGCTTGAGGGTGTGCTAAAAAAACAGCAAGATTATTATAAAACCTATTTAGCTGGGTTTATGGGAATTAGGAGTAAAAAACTTGATGAAGATACTTATGAAAGTATTATTCCGAATCAAGAACTTGTTCATAACCCATTGCATATCGTTCATGGTGGAATAACCGCTTCATTAATTGATATTGCAATGGGCTCACTTGTTCACCAATCGCTACCTTCTGACAAAGCAGCAGTGACTTCTGAAATGAATATTCACTTTCTTGCGAAAGGGGATGGTCATGAGTTAAGGTGCCAATCTCATGTTGTGTTTAAAGGTGACGAAAGATGGGTTGTGAAAGCAAATGTCTATCGTGATGATCTGAAACTAATCGCCACGGCAACCGGAAACTTCATGGTTATTCCTAGAAAGGTTTAA
- the coxB gene encoding cytochrome c oxidase subunit II — MKRWKNVWRFLPLLSVIALALTGCGNEQLTAMLPKGEGAEMQFNLMMLSLYIMIGVFVVVALIYTVVLVRFRRRGESDNEIPEQTEGNVVLEILWTVVPIILLLILAVPTVMTTFALDEGTEKVPEGATVVKVTAHQYWWEFEYPDLEVKTSQDLHIPTGERVYFELVSKDVTHSFWVPTLGGKMDTNTATENKMWLNAQEPGTYYGKCAELCGPSHALMDFKVIAQEKEDFEAWAENMKEAGSQAASDQAAQGEEIFANSCIGCHAVGSEGGNTGPNLTNFGDREKVAGVLEHTDENIKGWISDPSEYKPGNNMPAFGDQLKDEELDALVVYLQGLKVEE; from the coding sequence ATGAAACGTTGGAAAAATGTTTGGCGTTTTTTACCACTGCTATCGGTAATTGCGTTAGCGCTTACGGGTTGCGGTAACGAACAACTAACAGCTATGCTCCCTAAGGGAGAAGGGGCTGAAATGCAATTTAATCTCATGATGTTAAGCCTTTACATCATGATCGGGGTTTTCGTTGTAGTAGCACTCATTTATACAGTTGTGCTTGTTCGTTTTAGACGACGTGGTGAAAGCGACAATGAAATTCCAGAACAAACGGAAGGTAATGTCGTTCTTGAGATTCTATGGACTGTTGTTCCTATTATCCTTCTTTTGATCCTTGCCGTTCCGACAGTAATGACTACGTTTGCATTAGATGAGGGCACTGAAAAAGTACCTGAAGGTGCAACCGTTGTCAAAGTAACAGCTCATCAGTATTGGTGGGAATTTGAGTATCCTGATCTTGAAGTGAAGACTTCTCAAGATTTACACATTCCAACAGGAGAAAGAGTTTATTTTGAACTCGTTTCCAAAGATGTCACACACTCTTTTTGGGTTCCGACTCTAGGTGGAAAAATGGATACGAATACAGCTACAGAGAATAAAATGTGGCTGAATGCTCAGGAACCAGGTACATATTATGGGAAGTGTGCTGAGCTGTGTGGACCATCACACGCTTTGATGGACTTTAAAGTAATTGCTCAAGAAAAAGAAGATTTTGAAGCATGGGCAGAAAACATGAAAGAAGCCGGTTCACAGGCAGCTTCTGATCAAGCAGCTCAAGGGGAAGAAATCTTCGCAAACAGCTGTATTGGATGTCATGCCGTCGGCAGTGAAGGCGGTAACACAGGTCCGAACTTAACAAACTTTGGTGACCGTGAGAAAGTAGCGGGCGTTCTCGAACATACAGATGAGAACATTAAGGGCTGGATTAGCGATCCATCGGAATACAAACCTGGTAATAACATGCCTGCGTTTGGAGATCAGCTAAAAGATGAAGAGCTTGATGCTTTAGTTGTTTACTTGCAAGGACTAAAAGTTGAAGAATAG
- the ctaD gene encoding cytochrome c oxidase subunit I, giving the protein MSAHAYKKKNPVWDWLTTVDHKKIGILYLASGAFFFLLGGLEAILLRVQLLYPEFDFVGAETFNQLLTMHGTTMIFLAAMPLIFGFMNAIIPLQIGARDVAFPFVNSLGFWLFTAGGILLNLGWFLGGAPDAGWTGYAPLSTTSPGNGVDFYVLGLQISGIGTLIGGINFLVTIINMRAPGMTFMRMPLFTWSSFITSGLILFAFPALTIGLALLMFDRLFGSQFFAAEAGGNPIIYEHLFWIFGHPEVYILVLPAFGMFSEIIATFARKRLFGYSAMVFATALIGFLGFMVWVHHMFTVGLGPIANSIFAVATMLIAVPTGVKIFNWLFTMWGGKVSFPTANLFAVGFIPSFVLGGMTGVMLSVPPADYQYHDSYFVVAHFHYVIVGGVVFGLFAGMYYWWPKIFGTVLNEFLGKLHFWLFFIGFHLTFFPMHFLGLMGMPRRVYTYLSGQSLDEANFAATMGAFLMGLATIIMVWNIIQTSVKGKKAGNDPWDGRTLEWAISSPAPEYNFAQTPLVRGLDAWWLEKRAGNKAMVAAEPLDDIHMPDSSILPLVLSLGLFTAALAAIYSNWIIAIGGLVVTALAMILRSVIDYHGYHIHKEDLPAEGREGK; this is encoded by the coding sequence GTGTCAGCACATGCTTATAAAAAGAAAAATCCTGTATGGGATTGGCTTACTACCGTTGACCATAAGAAGATCGGGATTCTCTATCTCGCTTCCGGTGCTTTCTTCTTTCTACTCGGTGGTTTAGAAGCAATCTTACTGCGGGTGCAGTTGCTTTATCCAGAATTTGATTTTGTGGGAGCTGAAACATTTAACCAGCTGCTTACGATGCACGGGACGACAATGATCTTCCTGGCAGCCATGCCGCTCATATTTGGGTTTATGAATGCGATCATTCCGCTTCAAATTGGAGCGCGAGACGTAGCTTTTCCATTCGTTAACTCATTAGGCTTTTGGTTATTTACAGCGGGTGGTATTCTACTGAACCTTGGTTGGTTCTTGGGTGGAGCACCGGATGCTGGTTGGACCGGTTATGCACCACTATCAACAACAAGTCCAGGGAACGGAGTCGACTTTTACGTTCTAGGGCTTCAGATCTCAGGTATCGGAACGTTAATCGGGGGAATTAACTTCCTAGTTACCATCATAAACATGCGGGCACCGGGTATGACATTTATGCGTATGCCGTTGTTCACATGGTCTAGTTTTATTACTTCTGGTCTTATTCTTTTTGCCTTCCCTGCTCTAACAATTGGTCTAGCGCTACTCATGTTTGACCGTTTGTTCGGATCGCAGTTCTTCGCAGCTGAAGCGGGAGGTAACCCGATTATTTATGAACATCTATTCTGGATCTTCGGGCACCCGGAAGTTTACATTCTCGTTCTACCTGCATTTGGTATGTTCTCTGAAATCATTGCAACATTCGCAAGAAAGCGTCTGTTTGGTTATTCAGCAATGGTTTTCGCAACAGCTCTTATTGGTTTCTTAGGCTTTATGGTATGGGTTCACCATATGTTTACGGTGGGACTAGGACCAATTGCAAACTCTATTTTTGCTGTTGCAACAATGTTAATCGCAGTTCCGACTGGGGTTAAGATCTTTAACTGGCTCTTTACAATGTGGGGAGGAAAAGTGAGCTTCCCAACAGCAAACTTATTTGCAGTAGGATTTATTCCTTCTTTCGTACTTGGTGGTATGACAGGGGTAATGCTAAGCGTTCCACCTGCTGACTATCAGTACCACGATAGCTACTTCGTTGTTGCTCACTTCCACTATGTAATTGTTGGTGGGGTAGTGTTCGGTCTATTTGCCGGTATGTACTACTGGTGGCCGAAGATTTTTGGAACAGTATTGAACGAATTTCTCGGAAAGCTTCATTTCTGGTTATTCTTTATCGGTTTCCATTTAACGTTCTTCCCGATGCACTTCCTCGGACTTATGGGAATGCCGCGTCGAGTTTATACGTATCTTTCTGGTCAAAGTCTTGATGAAGCGAACTTCGCAGCAACGATGGGTGCTTTCTTAATGGGACTTGCAACAATCATTATGGTTTGGAACATTATCCAAACTTCTGTTAAAGGTAAAAAAGCTGGAAACGACCCTTGGGACGGGCGTACGCTTGAGTGGGCGATTTCATCACCAGCTCCAGAATATAACTTTGCACAAACACCGCTAGTACGTGGTCTTGATGCTTGGTGGTTAGAAAAACGAGCAGGTAATAAAGCTATGGTTGCCGCGGAACCTTTAGATGATATCCATATGCCGGATTCTTCTATTCTTCCACTTGTTCTTTCTCTTGGGTTGTTTACTGCGGCTCTTGCAGCCATCTACTCAAATTGGATAATTGCTATTGGTGGTCTTGTGGTCACGGCATTAGCGATGATTTTACGCTCTGTCATTGATTATCATGGCTATCATATCCATAAAGAAGATCTGCCTGCTGAAGGGAGGGAAGGCAAATGA
- the safA gene encoding SafA/ExsA family spore coat assembly protein — MRKSVSFLMVFLLITSLLAPTYAHAQSTYTVKSGDTLWKISKRYKIGLTEIISANPQFDNPDLIYPGDRVNVPTANPSIRKSKDVGQQVMDLTNAERAKNGLSPLTWNWEVARVARYKSADMRNKNYFSHQSPTYGSPFSMLENFGVSYRSAGENIAAGQATPEEVVQAWMNSEGHRKNILNSGYTQIGVGYVSGGSYGHYWTQMFISK, encoded by the coding sequence ATGAGAAAATCAGTATCATTTTTAATGGTATTTCTTCTCATAACTTCACTATTAGCACCAACTTATGCACATGCACAGAGTACATACACAGTAAAATCTGGTGACACGCTGTGGAAAATTTCCAAACGCTATAAAATCGGACTTACTGAGATAATCAGTGCAAATCCTCAATTCGATAATCCAGATCTTATTTATCCGGGTGATCGTGTCAACGTACCTACAGCAAATCCATCGATTCGAAAGTCTAAAGACGTTGGACAACAAGTTATGGATTTAACAAATGCAGAGCGTGCGAAAAATGGACTGTCGCCATTAACGTGGAATTGGGAAGTGGCTAGAGTAGCCAGATACAAATCAGCAGATATGAGAAATAAAAATTATTTTTCTCATCAGTCGCCTACGTACGGTTCTCCCTTCTCAATGCTAGAGAATTTTGGCGTTTCCTATCGAAGTGCCGGAGAAAACATTGCCGCTGGACAAGCAACACCCGAAGAAGTCGTTCAAGCGTGGATGAATAGCGAAGGACACCGAAAAAACATTTTAAATTCTGGTTATACACAGATTGGCGTCGGATACGTCTCAGGTGGTTCATACGGTCATTACTGGACACAAATGTTCATTTCAAAGTAA
- the ylbD gene encoding YlbD family protein yields the protein MPEAKEKGTQKVQEFKTFVKAHPHVLKKVKRKEKTLQELFEEWMLFGEDDASWYEEEMDENQEEVSEEKSIGGMLSALKQMNFEEVQKGIEQFSGAVYSIQEVLSQFRSKPKPQSPYSQSHSPFPFRHD from the coding sequence TTGCCTGAAGCAAAAGAAAAAGGAACTCAAAAGGTTCAGGAATTTAAGACATTCGTCAAAGCTCATCCTCATGTGCTAAAAAAGGTGAAGCGAAAGGAAAAAACGCTTCAAGAGCTATTTGAGGAATGGATGCTTTTTGGTGAAGACGATGCTAGCTGGTATGAAGAAGAGATGGATGAAAATCAGGAAGAAGTCTCAGAAGAGAAAAGTATTGGTGGCATGTTATCAGCACTTAAACAAATGAATTTTGAAGAAGTTCAAAAAGGTATCGAACAATTTAGTGGAGCTGTTTATTCTATTCAAGAAGTTTTATCACAATTTCGTTCGAAACCAAAACCACAATCTCCTTATTCTCAATCACACTCCCCGTTTCCCTTTCGACATGACTAG
- a CDS encoding CAP domain-containing protein encodes MKNILRFTLLIVVIVIGIDVYDKIEWSHLGQEVERIINEEKFVLEETTEKSPTQQDEVKKDEPLPELKGLEKWVGEGPETIESNLGKPDRVDPSPFEYDWWIYEQSNSAYLQVGIEDEQVVTIFFMGNVDAGERYPMGEKAADIFKEEKPLNEIPVKVDQYDYRFQLTEEEKQLKPLIKIHEDLYAQYYFDKFNGSLRAVRIAEPSVLVKQRPYAVSYRGELLDTESLSQGEWDKVEDAMEKQIFSMTNVLRNLSDKRSLSYNNEVSEVAFGHSKDMGENDYFSHTSPSEGELSDRLKKGDVLYSYAGENIAARYPDAGAAMIGWLNSKGHREALLNEEFTEIGVGVYREYYTQNFIKPF; translated from the coding sequence ATGAAAAATATACTTCGCTTCACTTTGCTGATTGTTGTCATCGTGATCGGAATAGATGTATATGACAAAATTGAGTGGAGTCATTTAGGACAGGAAGTTGAACGCATCATTAATGAAGAAAAGTTTGTTCTCGAAGAAACTACGGAAAAGTCTCCAACACAACAAGACGAAGTGAAAAAAGATGAGCCATTGCCAGAGCTTAAAGGACTGGAGAAATGGGTAGGAGAAGGGCCAGAAACGATTGAATCTAATTTGGGGAAACCAGATAGAGTGGATCCGTCACCGTTTGAGTATGACTGGTGGATTTACGAGCAGTCCAATTCTGCCTATTTACAAGTTGGTATTGAAGATGAACAGGTAGTGACAATTTTCTTTATGGGAAATGTTGACGCTGGTGAACGATACCCAATGGGTGAGAAAGCGGCTGATATATTCAAAGAAGAGAAGCCTCTAAATGAAATCCCTGTTAAGGTAGATCAATATGATTATCGGTTTCAGCTCACTGAAGAAGAAAAACAGCTTAAGCCTTTAATTAAAATACATGAAGATTTATACGCACAGTATTATTTTGATAAGTTTAACGGAAGTTTACGTGCTGTTAGGATTGCAGAGCCGAGTGTACTAGTGAAGCAAAGACCTTATGCGGTTTCTTATCGTGGTGAACTGCTTGACACGGAGTCGCTATCACAGGGTGAATGGGATAAAGTCGAAGATGCGATGGAAAAACAAATTTTTTCGATGACAAACGTGTTGAGAAATTTATCTGACAAACGATCGTTAAGCTATAACAATGAAGTATCAGAAGTTGCCTTTGGACATAGCAAGGATATGGGAGAGAATGATTACTTTTCTCATACTTCACCATCAGAAGGGGAGCTTTCCGATCGATTAAAGAAGGGCGACGTTCTCTATAGCTATGCCGGAGAGAACATCGCTGCAAGATATCCAGATGCTGGAGCGGCGATGATTGGATGGTTAAACAGTAAAGGTCATCGTGAAGCTCTATTGAATGAAGAGTTCACTGAAATTGGTGTAGGGGTTTATCGTGAATATTACACACAGAATTTCATTAAACCTTTCTAG
- a CDS encoding COX15/CtaA family protein produces MNKLLKLFGIITSLGMLLVLLMGAVVTKTGSGDGCGNSWPLCYGKVLPEAPEIETIIEVSHRIVSAALGLLVIILAIWAWRKIGHIRETKFLAIASVFLIVFQGLLGAAAVVWGQSDIILASHFGFSLASFASVVLLTILVFEASGNKRTPHVPKRIRFHLYAITIYSYIVVYTGALVRHTGASMACDKVPFCSDGQLLAFSGPQGIQMLHRTAAVLIFVWLLYILIIGLREFKNKGTMRTGIILAFVFICLQALSGILVVVSNLNLFLALFHGLFISGLFTVLLYLVMLSLRSGRQ; encoded by the coding sequence GTGAATAAATTGTTGAAATTATTCGGGATTATTACGTCACTTGGAATGCTTCTCGTACTCTTAATGGGTGCAGTTGTAACGAAAACAGGGTCGGGTGATGGCTGTGGGAACTCCTGGCCTTTATGCTATGGAAAGGTTCTACCTGAAGCACCGGAGATAGAAACGATCATCGAGGTCAGTCATCGGATCGTTTCAGCAGCCCTCGGTCTGCTCGTGATTATTCTTGCCATATGGGCTTGGAGAAAAATCGGACACATTCGAGAAACAAAGTTTTTAGCGATTGCTTCAGTCTTCTTAATCGTGTTTCAAGGTTTGTTAGGCGCTGCCGCTGTTGTATGGGGCCAATCAGATATTATTCTTGCTTCGCATTTTGGTTTCTCACTCGCTAGTTTTGCGAGTGTTGTTCTGCTAACTATTCTCGTTTTTGAAGCTTCTGGGAATAAAAGAACGCCTCATGTTCCTAAACGTATTCGTTTTCATTTATACGCGATTACAATCTATTCATATATTGTCGTTTATACAGGAGCACTCGTACGCCATACGGGCGCCAGTATGGCCTGTGACAAAGTTCCGTTTTGTAGCGATGGTCAGCTGCTCGCATTCTCTGGACCACAGGGGATCCAGATGTTACACCGAACGGCAGCCGTACTCATCTTTGTATGGTTACTATACATTCTCATCATAGGGTTACGAGAGTTCAAAAACAAAGGGACGATGCGAACTGGTATTATTTTAGCTTTTGTATTCATTTGTTTACAGGCGTTGAGCGGTATTCTGGTAGTCGTTTCAAACCTGAATTTATTTCTCGCGCTTTTCCACGGACTCTTTATATCTGGTTTATTTACAGTTCTTCTCTACCTTGTTATGCTTTCACTACGAAGTGGCAGGCAATAG
- the cyoE gene encoding heme o synthase, which yields MSKARTAYEASNRVMEPGPLSEANPSGTWKDFLTLTKLGIVFDNLITAFTGLWVASVAAGFDLFANPMVLILTMLGTAFVVAGGTSLNNYIDRDIDQVMARTNTRPSVTGKIPANQVLFVGLGLAIVGTIMLLIVEPMAALLGLLGLVIYVVLYTMWTKRTTSLNTVVGSFSGALPPLIGWAAIDPNLSPVAWGMFLIMFIWQPPHFLALAMKRVDDYRDAGIPMLPVVAGFPMTKRQIVLYTAALVPVSLLLYSFGPVYITVAAILGFGWLAIGIAGFFMKDDIKWARIMFVYSLNYITILFIVMIAVNINP from the coding sequence TTGAGTAAAGCTAGAACTGCATACGAAGCATCTAATCGCGTTATGGAGCCAGGCCCGCTATCAGAAGCAAATCCATCTGGTACGTGGAAAGATTTTCTGACACTTACGAAATTAGGCATTGTATTTGATAATTTAATTACAGCTTTTACTGGCTTATGGGTTGCATCAGTTGCTGCAGGATTTGATCTATTCGCTAATCCAATGGTACTCATTCTAACGATGTTGGGAACAGCTTTTGTTGTTGCCGGGGGAACATCTTTGAATAACTACATTGACCGTGATATTGATCAAGTGATGGCGAGAACGAATACGCGTCCATCAGTTACAGGTAAAATTCCTGCTAACCAGGTGTTATTTGTAGGTCTTGGCTTAGCCATTGTAGGTACGATAATGCTATTGATTGTTGAGCCAATGGCTGCGTTACTGGGTCTTTTAGGACTTGTTATATACGTTGTGTTATATACAATGTGGACAAAGCGTACAACTTCTTTAAATACAGTTGTCGGGTCATTTTCAGGTGCACTTCCGCCGCTTATTGGCTGGGCTGCAATTGATCCTAACTTAAGCCCTGTAGCATGGGGAATGTTTTTAATCATGTTTATCTGGCAGCCTCCACACTTCTTAGCACTCGCTATGAAGCGTGTAGATGATTATCGTGACGCAGGAATTCCAATGCTACCTGTTGTAGCAGGTTTTCCAATGACGAAGCGCCAAATCGTTTTATATACGGCTGCTTTAGTACCAGTGTCACTATTGCTATACAGCTTTGGACCTGTGTACATCACTGTCGCAGCAATCCTTGGTTTTGGATGGCTAGCGATTGGAATTGCAGGATTTTTCATGAAGGATGATATTAAGTGGGCGAGAATTATGTTTGTTTATTCGCTTAACTATATTACAATCCTGTTTATTGTTATGATTGCAGTAAATATTAATCCTTAA
- a CDS encoding cytochrome c oxidase subunit 3, protein MKSNETMTKLPANPERATLDGKNKFLGFWFFLGGETVLFASLFGVYLGLRNATNGGVSANELFELPLVFIATMLLLTSSLTSVFATMALKTNHFKRMIGWFVVTGLLGLAFLGLEIYEFNHYVHEYGHTIKSSAWGSAFYTLVGTHGAHVFMGISWITLLIIRNLRRGMDLYTAPKFYLFALYWHFIDVVWIFIFTVVYLMGKVG, encoded by the coding sequence ATGAAATCGAACGAAACAATGACTAAATTGCCTGCCAATCCAGAACGGGCTACATTAGATGGTAAAAACAAATTTCTTGGTTTCTGGTTCTTCCTTGGAGGCGAAACCGTGCTTTTCGCCTCGCTTTTTGGGGTATACTTAGGACTAAGGAATGCCACAAATGGTGGAGTATCAGCAAACGAACTGTTTGAGCTTCCACTAGTCTTTATTGCAACTATGCTTTTATTAACAAGTAGTTTAACGTCTGTATTTGCAACAATGGCTCTTAAGACCAATCATTTTAAGCGAATGATTGGATGGTTTGTTGTTACAGGACTTCTTGGGCTTGCTTTCCTAGGTCTTGAAATTTATGAGTTTAATCATTATGTACATGAATATGGTCACACCATTAAAAGTAGTGCATGGGGATCTGCTTTCTACACGTTAGTAGGAACTCACGGAGCTCACGTATTTATGGGGATTTCTTGGATTACACTTCTTATTATTCGTAACTTAAGAAGAGGGATGGATCTCTATACAGCACCGAAGTTTTATCTCTTTGCTCTTTACTGGCACTTTATTGATGTTGTATGGATCTTCATCTTTACAGTGGTTTACCTAATGGGAAAGGTGGGTTAA
- a CDS encoding Asp23/Gls24 family envelope stress response protein, with the protein MRKSFHQGSLTISESVIDFILEVAINETPGVKFIEAPVKKTLRKMVGKGKKSSFQYDSYQEDAGLSLNVEVAIGFGEIIPYTCFVLQERIKNDIEKMTGLHVEEVNVLVSALSITDEDLKE; encoded by the coding sequence ATGAGAAAATCATTCCATCAAGGAAGCCTAACCATCTCAGAGAGCGTCATTGACTTTATTTTAGAAGTAGCGATTAATGAAACGCCGGGCGTGAAATTTATTGAAGCACCTGTTAAAAAGACATTGAGAAAGATGGTTGGGAAAGGGAAGAAGTCCTCTTTTCAATATGATAGTTACCAGGAAGACGCGGGTTTATCACTTAACGTAGAAGTGGCAATTGGTTTTGGAGAAATCATTCCCTATACATGCTTTGTTCTTCAAGAAAGAATTAAAAATGATATAGAAAAAATGACGGGGTTACACGTGGAAGAAGTGAATGTGCTTGTATCAGCCTTATCTATTACAGACGAGGACCTTAAAGAATAA